In the genome of Sulfurimonas autotrophica DSM 16294, the window TCAGGTAGATGGAATGGATGTGCTTGAAGTTTCAAAAATGGCACAAAAAGCTATTAAAAGCATAAAAGCCGGTAAAGGGCCTCAGTTTATAGAAGCTATTACCTACCGTTTTCGTGCGCATTCCATGTTTGATGCAGAACTTTACCGGGATAAATCTGAAGTTCAAGAATGGAAAAAAAGAGATCCTTTACTTGTTTTTAAAGATAGGCTAAAAGAAATGGATATCGTAATAAATACTCAAGAGATTGAAAAAGAGATAAGTAAAACAGTTGAGGATGCAGTAGCATTTGCTGAAGCCGGTACACTTGAACCTGTAGAAGATCTTGAAAAATTTGTTTATTCCCAAGGAGCTGTAAAATGAGTGAAAATATAACATACCGTGAAGCAGTCAAAAGGGCTATACATAAAGCATTAAAAGAAGATGAGAGAGTTTTTTTAATGGGTGAAGATGTAGGACGTTACGGCGGGTCATATGCTGTAAGCATGGGATTTTTAGAAGAGTTCGGCAAAGAAAGAATCATAGATACACCACTTTGCGAATCCGGATTTACAGGAGCAGGAATAGGCGCGGCGGTTAATGGTATGAGACCGATTGTTGAAATAATGACAGTCAATTTTAGTTTTTTGGCGCTCGATCAGATTGTCAACAGTGCTTCAGCACTGTTTTATATGTCCGGAGGACAGTTTAATGTTCCTTTGGTTATTCGCATGGCGACAGGAGGAGGGAATCAGCTTGGAGCACAGCATTCTCATTCGCTCGAAGGCTGGTACGCTCATATACCGGGCTTAAAAGTTTTAACTCCTGCAACAATACAAGATGCATATGCAATGGTTGGATTAGCACTGGAGGATCCAAATCCTGTTTTAATCTTTGAAAATGCAACTCTTTATAATAAAAAAGGTGATTTTGATGAGAAAGCACCTGTACTTGCAATAGGGAAGGCTTTTGTTCACAGAGAAGGGAAAGACATAACATTTCTTGCGTATGGTGTCAATTTACTAAAAGCACTCGAGGCAGCTGACATATTGGCAAAAGACGGGATAGATGCTGAAGTTATTGATCTGCGTTCCCTTCGTCCTTTAGATAATGAAACCATTATGGCTTCAATTAAAAAGACACATAGAGCATTGATAGTAGATGAAGATTGGAAATCAGGCAGTATTTCTGCTGAAATAATGGCTCGTATCAATGAAGATGCTTTTTATGAACTTGATGCTCCGATGGCAAGAGTCTGCAGCAGAGAAGTTCCATTTCCCTATGCAGCACATCTGGAACAGGCTGCTATGCCTCAGGTAGATAAAATTGTGCAGACGGCACATGAGGTGATGGAGTCATGAGTACTTTTGTAATGCCGAGTCTCGGGGCAGATATGGAATCTGCCGTTTTGATGGAGTGGAAAGTTAAAGAAGGAGACAAAGTAAAAAAAGGCGATATTATTGCCGAGGTTGAAACAAGCAAGGGTGTTATAGAGATAGAGGTTTTTGAAGACGGAATTGTTGAAAAGCTTTTGGTTGAACCCGAAACCGAGTGTAAGGTTGGTGATCCGATTGCTTTGATTCATTCTGATAATGAGAATTCATCTGAGAAAACAGAACAAAAAGTATCTCAGAAAATACCTAAAATAAAAGAAGAAATAAAAAAAGAGATTTCCCAAGTTAAAGAAGATTCAGCAGAGGAAAAACGCATAAAAATCTCACCGGCAGCAAGAAAAAAAGCTAAAGAATTGGGTGTTAATTTAGAGGAACTTTCTTCTCATATAAAAGGTAAAATTCAGTTAAGTGATATTGAAAAGGCCGTGAAGAAAACCCAAAATACAAGTTTTTCATCAGACGGCATGCGTCAGGCTATTGCCAAGGCAATGAGTCGTTCAAATGCAGAGATACCGCATTACTATCTCTCAACTTCCATAAATATGACACCGGCACTTCAATGGCTTAAAGAGTTAAATGCCAAACGCAGCATAAATGAGCGTATTTTACCGGCTGCATTGATGATAAGAGCTGTAGTATCGGCACTAAAAAAAGTTCCGGAGCTCAATGGTTTTTGGAAAGATAATGCTCCGCAAATATCCGATGCGATAAATCCAGGTATTGCCATAGCACTTCGCAAAA includes:
- a CDS encoding alpha-ketoacid dehydrogenase subunit beta, with product MSENITYREAVKRAIHKALKEDERVFLMGEDVGRYGGSYAVSMGFLEEFGKERIIDTPLCESGFTGAGIGAAVNGMRPIVEIMTVNFSFLALDQIVNSASALFYMSGGQFNVPLVIRMATGGGNQLGAQHSHSLEGWYAHIPGLKVLTPATIQDAYAMVGLALEDPNPVLIFENATLYNKKGDFDEKAPVLAIGKAFVHREGKDITFLAYGVNLLKALEAADILAKDGIDAEVIDLRSLRPLDNETIMASIKKTHRALIVDEDWKSGSISAEIMARINEDAFYELDAPMARVCSREVPFPYAAHLEQAAMPQVDKIVQTAHEVMES
- a CDS encoding dihydrolipoamide acetyltransferase family protein — encoded protein: MSTFVMPSLGADMESAVLMEWKVKEGDKVKKGDIIAEVETSKGVIEIEVFEDGIVEKLLVEPETECKVGDPIALIHSDNENSSEKTEQKVSQKIPKIKEEIKKEISQVKEDSAEEKRIKISPAARKKAKELGVNLEELSSHIKGKIQLSDIEKAVKKTQNTSFSSDGMRQAIAKAMSRSNAEIPHYYLSTSINMTPALQWLKELNAKRSINERILPAALMIRAVVSALKKVPELNGFWKDNAPQISDAINPGIAIALRKSGLITPAILNTQQMNLDDVMKSLSDLITRTRSGKLKGSEMTQQTVTITNLGDLGVESVLGVIYPPQVAIVGIGRIIDKPWAENDMLSVRKVVQVTLAGDHRATDGRTGAQFLDKLDKILQKPEELL